Proteins encoded together in one Musa acuminata AAA Group cultivar baxijiao chromosome BXJ3-6, Cavendish_Baxijiao_AAA, whole genome shotgun sequence window:
- the LOC103987883 gene encoding THO complex subunit 4A codes for MSSALDMSLDDIIKKNKKSADGSRGRGRRSAAGPARRVSNRSANRPAPYSVGKAPDSAWQHDMYAAQMGGLPAPAAGASAIETGSKLYISNLEYGVSNEDIKELFSKVGDLKRYSINYDRSGRSKGTAEVVFARRVDALAAVKRYNNVLLDGKPMKIEIIGTNIPTPAVVPHFTNGAFRSTNGSSKSTRPGRGSSGWPRGGGRGSSGGRERGKGRGGEPISAATLDVDLDKYHAEAMQTN; via the exons ATGTCGAGCGCACTCGACATGTCCCTCGACGACAtcatcaagaaaaacaaaaagtcCGCTGACGGGAGCCGCGGACGGGGCCGTCGCTCGGCCGCTGGCCCCGCCCGCCGTGTTTCGAATCGATCGGCGAACCGACCCGCTCCCTACTCTGTCGGGAAG GCTCCGGACTCAGCGTGGCAGCACGACATGTACGCGGCTCAGATGGGTGGCCTGCCTGCTCCAGCGGCTGGGGCGTCCGCTATAGAGACCGGCTCAAAGCTGTATATTTCGAACTTGGAATATGGGGTCTCGAACGAGGACATTAAG GAGCTCTTTTCAAAGGTTGGTGATCTGAAGCGTTATTCAATAAATTATGATAGAAGTGGAAGATCTAAG GGAACAGCTGAAGTCGTCTTTGCTAGAAGAGTTGATGCATTAGCAGCTGTAAAGAGATACAACAATGTTCTGCTTGATGGAAAACCGATGAAGATAGAAATTATTGGGACAAATATTCCAACACCAGCTGTTGTGCCTCATTTCACTAATGGTGCCTTTAGAAGCACTAATGGCTCTTCCAAAAG CACTAGACCAGGAAGGGGTTCTTCAGGATGGCCGCGTGGTGGTGGCCGTGGGAGCAGCGGGGGTCGTGAGCGAGGTAAAGGACGTGGTGGTGAACCAATATCTGCTGCAACACTTGATGTTGATTTGGACAAGTACCATGCAGAAGCAATGCAAACCAACTGA
- the LOC135583815 gene encoding actin-depolymerizing factor 7-like: MANAASGMAVNDDCKLKFLELKAKRTYRFIIFKIDEKQKQVVVEKLGEPNLTYDDFTASLPTNECRYAIYDFDFVNEENCQKSKIIFIAWSPDTSRVRSKMLYASSKDRFKRELDGIQVELQATDPTEMGLDVIRGRAN; the protein is encoded by the exons ATG GCAAACGCGGCATCAGGAATGGCAGTAAATGATGACTGCAAGCTGAAGTTCCTGGAGTTGAAGGCTAAGCGAACTTATCGTTTCATAATATTTAAGATTGATGAGAAACAGAAGCAGGTCGTCGTGGAAAAGCTCGGTGAACCCAATTTGACCTATGATGATTTCACTGCCAGCCTTCCTACAAATGAATGCAGATATGCGATATATGATTTTGATTTCGTGAACGAAGAGAACTGCCAGAAAAGCAAGATCATTTTTATCGCTTG GTCGCCTGACACATCAAGAGTGCGAAGCAAGATGCTTTATGCAAGCTCCAAggacaggttcaagagagaactaGATGGCATCCAGGTGGAGTTACAAGCAACTGATCCAACTGAGATGGGCCTCGATGTCATAAGAGGCCGTGCCAATTGA
- the LOC103987882 gene encoding ACT domain-containing protein ACR9, with protein MVAASEDAVVIQAAKRAGEPTVITVNCPDQTGLGCDLCRAILDFGLCITRGDISTDGQWCYLVFWVVPRPTSSNIQWPSLKNRLLSLCPSCSIPFYFDMVNRPTSSQIYLLKLFSVDRKGLLHDVTKVLCELELTIHRVKVSTTPNGRVVDFFFITDAMELLHTKMRQDDLCERLNAVLGESVNSCEIELAEGFQQGFSSLPPVVAEELFKLELSGNEVCSAILSPEMKRLKKADVNIDNSLSPSHTLLQIHCVDQKGLLYDIMRTLKDCSIQVAYGRFLSDMKGSREVDLFILQSDGKKIVDPDKQGVLCSRLKLEMLHPLRVIIVNRGPDMELFVANPVELCGKGRPRVFYDVTLALKVLGICIFSAEIGRHTAFERQWEVYRFLLDDSRELPLGGSQARGEIVDGVRRTLMGW; from the exons ATGGTGGCGGCGAGCGAGGATGCTGTGGTCATCCAGGCGGCAAAGCGGGCCGGGGAACCCACCGTCATCACCGTCAACTGCCCTGACCAGACCGGCCTTGGATGCGACCTCTGCCGCGCCATCCTCGACTTCGGCCTCTGCATCACCCGAGGAG ACATATCGACTGATGGGCAGTGGTGCTACTTAGTGTTCTGGGTCGTACCACGTCCCACCTCCAGTAATATCCAATGGCCAAGCTTGAAGAACAGGCTATTGTCTCTCTGTCCATCTTGTTCCATTCCGTTCTACTTTGACATGGTGAATAGGCCTACGAGCTCGCAAATTTACCTTCTGAAGCTGTTCTCCGTCGACCGCAAGGGATTGTTGCATG ATGTCACGAAGGTACTATGTGAGCTTGAGCTTACGATTCATCGAGTGAAAGTCTCGACAACTCCAAACGGTAGAGTTGTGGACTTTTTCTTTATTACAGATGCCAT GGAGTTATTGCACACAAAAATGAGACAGGACGATCTGTGTGAAAGGTTAAATGCAGTTCTAGGCGAGTCTGTAAATAGCTGTGAGATTGAGCTTGCTGAAGGTTTTCAGCAGGGATTTTCTTCTCTTCCACCAGTAGTTGCAGAAGAGTTATTTAAGCTGGAGCTGTCAGGCAATGAAGTATGTTCAGCGATACTTAGCCCAGAGATGAAAAGGCTGAAGAAGGCGGATGTAAACATTGACAATTCATTGAGCCCTTCCCACACATTACTTCAAATCCATTGTGTTGATCAGAAGGGCCTACTCTATGACATTATGAGGACCTTAAAGGACTGCAGTATTCAG GTGGCGTATGGGCGATTTCTGTCAGACATGAAAGGCTCACGAGAGGTAGACCTTTTCATCCTGCAAAGTGACGGGAAGAAAATCGTGGATCCTGACAAGCAGGGTGTGCTGTGTTCCCGTTTGAAACTGGAAATGCTTCATCCTTTAAGAGTGATAATTGTAAATCGTGGACCAGACATGGAACTATTTGTTGCTAATCCGGTTGAGCTGTGCGGAAAGGGGAGGCCTCGGGTCTTCTATGATGTGACACTGGCTCTGAAAGTGCTTGGAATCTGCATTTTCTCT GCTGAAATCGGCAGGCACACGGCTTTTGAAAGACAGTGGGAGGTTTACAGATTTCTGTTGGATGACAGCAGGGAGCTGCCACTAGGAGGCAGCCAGGCTAGAGGTGAGATTGTGGATGGAGTGAGGCGAACGCTGATGGGTTGGTGA